GAAACCATCGACATCGAAAAAAACCTCGAAGTAAAAACGCCCCGTTTCGCATACATGTACGAAGCCGGGGCGCTGAATGTTGTGCGCCTGAGGGCGCTGAGATTAGTGGGCCGCTACGGCAGCCGTCTCGGTCTCGGCAACGCTGTTCTTCTTCTTCCAGTCGCCGATCGCCGCGCGGATAGCGTCCTCCGCCAGTACCGAGCAGTGAATCTTGACCGGCGGCAGAGCAAGCTCCTTGACGATGTCGGTGTTCGAGATCGCCAGGGCCTCAGCCACGGTCTTTCCCTTCACCCACTCTGTCGCGAGCGAGCTGGATGCAATCGCCGAGCCGCAACCGAAGGTCTTGAACTTCGCATCTTCGATCACCTGGGTCTCGGGGTTCACCTTGATCTGGAGACGCATCACGTCGCCGCACTCAGGCGCGCCTACCAGCCCGGTTCCAACCTCAGTCGCGCTCTTGTCCAGAGTGCCGACGTTCCGGGGATTGTTGTAGTGGTCTACGACCTTGTCGCTATATGCCATGATGGGTTCCTCGCTTCTTTAGATGATAACTCGGACTGTTTTGGTGCGCCATAGGGCACGAAATTTTGACCGTACCTAAACCTGTCCGAATGTGGCATAACTCCAATAGCAGGAGTAGTCTGCTGCACATGCCGAAACCATCCCCGGGGAGCGCCCCTGAGCCTCCAGCGAAGGCTCCATCCGCATGTAAGGCCCCCGATGTGTACATCGCCGATCCCGAACCGGCCAATAAAGCCATTCCGTCCGTGGATACAAGCACTGCGGCCTTCGTCGGCCCGGCCCTGAACGGCCCAGCAGGGGCAGCCTCGCCTCTCCTTACCAGCTTCTCCGGCTTCCAG
The genomic region above belongs to Acidobacteriota bacterium and contains:
- the iscU gene encoding Fe-S cluster assembly scaffold IscU; translation: MAYSDKVVDHYNNPRNVGTLDKSATEVGTGLVGAPECGDVMRLQIKVNPETQVIEDAKFKTFGCGSAIASSSLATEWVKGKTVAEALAISNTDIVKELALPPVKIHCSVLAEDAIRAAIGDWKKKNSVAETETAAVAAH